The proteins below are encoded in one region of Halorarum halophilum:
- a CDS encoding helix-turn-helix transcriptional regulator: MHELTGFQRDLLFVLSGIGTSNGQQLKRELQRTLDQSVLSGRIYSNLETLVEGGYVLKSERDGRTNEYRLSSRGEEVIRGRFEWQRRQADPSLVVK, from the coding sequence ATGCACGAGTTGACGGGATTCCAGCGCGACCTCCTGTTCGTCCTCAGCGGGATCGGCACCTCGAACGGCCAGCAGCTGAAGCGCGAACTGCAGCGCACGCTCGACCAGTCCGTCCTGTCGGGACGGATCTACAGCAACCTCGAGACGCTCGTCGAGGGGGGGTACGTACTGAAGAGCGAGCGCGACGGGCGGACGAACGAGTACCGCCTCTCCTCGCGGGGGGAGGAGGTGATCCGGGGCCGGTTCGAGTGGCAACGTCGGCAGGCGGACCCGAGCCTGGTCGTGAAGTAG
- a CDS encoding helix-turn-helix transcriptional regulator, with amino-acid sequence MTDGSRKRRGGDWLGRSATYVVLLLLFLSLVTAPAAAAAGVERTTQGPTIGNVSFQEGSGLADVQGNTTFLWLGEPQTLTVQVGDDGKITGRELCVFSRPEPSGSSQELACEPIRSAGQNNVTVDSWPEDLTGEQTVTVTIRSVVNSSNVTDETTLPVHVLNRTDDLDSDGLTNEEEVEAGTDIHSADTDKDGVEDGPEVNTYGTNPTDPDTDSDGLRDNTEINGGTNVTVPDSDGDSLLDGEEVNQHDTDPLNPDTDGDGLNDGEEVNQHDTDPNNPDSDGDGLNDGEEINEHDTDPLEPDTDGDGLNDGEEVNRYGTDPDSADTDGDGLGDGTERRIGTSPTSSADVLVLGFVVLLALVGAGYALTRIDREEALDRLPFSLGSGGADRRNRANGSAGRAPTNPGNDGYSDTEVLTDEDRVMKLLREYGGPMPQKELSDETGWSASKVSRLLSSMEEDDKITKITIGRENVIKLGGEHQNSPFDQER; translated from the coding sequence GTGACCGACGGTTCCAGGAAGCGGAGGGGCGGCGACTGGTTGGGGCGGAGCGCCACGTACGTCGTTCTCTTGCTCCTTTTCCTCTCGCTCGTGACGGCCCCGGCCGCCGCGGCCGCGGGTGTCGAACGGACCACGCAGGGTCCGACGATCGGGAACGTGTCGTTCCAGGAGGGCAGCGGGCTGGCCGACGTACAGGGGAACACGACGTTCCTCTGGCTGGGCGAACCACAGACCCTTACGGTCCAGGTCGGCGACGACGGGAAGATCACCGGCCGCGAGCTGTGCGTCTTCTCGAGGCCGGAGCCGAGCGGCTCCTCGCAGGAACTCGCCTGCGAGCCCATCCGTTCGGCCGGGCAGAACAACGTCACCGTCGACAGCTGGCCCGAGGACCTCACCGGCGAACAGACGGTCACGGTCACCATCAGGAGCGTCGTCAACTCGAGCAACGTGACCGACGAGACGACGCTCCCCGTCCACGTCCTCAACCGGACGGACGACCTCGACAGCGACGGCCTGACGAACGAGGAGGAGGTCGAGGCCGGGACGGACATCCACTCGGCCGACACGGACAAGGACGGGGTCGAGGACGGTCCCGAGGTGAACACCTACGGGACGAACCCGACCGACCCGGACACCGACAGCGACGGGCTCCGGGACAACACCGAGATAAACGGCGGGACGAACGTCACCGTCCCGGACTCGGACGGCGACAGCCTCCTCGACGGCGAGGAGGTCAACCAGCACGACACCGACCCCCTCAACCCGGACACGGACGGTGACGGGCTGAACGACGGCGAGGAGGTCAACCAGCACGACACCGACCCGAACAACCCCGATTCCGACGGTGACGGGCTGAACGACGGCGAGGAGATCAACGAGCACGACACCGACCCGCTCGAGCCGGACACGGACGGCGACGGGCTGAACGACGGCGAGGAGGTCAACCGGTACGGCACCGACCCGGACAGCGCGGACACCGACGGCGACGGGCTCGGGGACGGCACGGAACGGCGGATCGGCACCTCCCCGACCTCGTCGGCCGACGTGCTCGTGCTCGGATTCGTGGTCCTGCTCGCGCTCGTCGGGGCCGGCTACGCGCTCACCCGAATAGACCGCGAGGAGGCGCTCGACCGGCTCCCGTTCTCCCTCGGATCGGGCGGCGCGGACAGGCGGAACCGGGCGAACGGGAGCGCCGGCCGGGCGCCGACGAACCCGGGGAACGACGGGTACTCGGACACCGAGGTGCTGACCGACGAGGATCGCGTGATGAAGCTCCTGCGCGAGTACGGCGGCCCCATGCCCCAGAAGGAGCTCTCCGACGAGACCGGCTGGTCCGCCTCGAAGGTGAGCCGCCTGCTCTCGAGCATGGAGGAGGACGACAAGATCACGAAGATCACGATCGGCCGCGAGAACGTCATCAAACTCGGCGGCGAACACCAGAACAGCCCCTTCGACCAGGAACGGTAG
- a CDS encoding aldehyde dehydrogenase family protein, with the protein MGATDEAERTYGDIDDVEVAPEGGWNAQFVDGEWRSAAGRDTITVNAPATRSPVGEVPRGTTDDLDEAFAVAERAQQEWANTPPQARSRIVSRVASLLEEHAGDVAHLTAIEGGGVRAKAEFEAGAAGGVAAHAAGMSLRNRGEQSDSIVPGKENIVVEEPVGVVGVITPWNFPLVLSMRAVAPALALGNAVVLKPDEHTPVTGGLLLARLFELAGLPDGLLNVVTGYGSDVGDHLSGHETPSVISFTGSTEVGRRVARNAAENLHLPALELGGNNAHVVTDDVDLDRAIEAGAFGSFTHQGQVCISINRHLVHEDVYDEYVAGLAAAAESLPVGDPLDEESVVGPIVNESQFERMISFLEDSIEMGAEVEAGGDYDDPYVEPTVLSNATNGMPTACNEHFGPIAPVIPFSSDEEAVELANDTEFGLSGSVHCRDVGRARSIADRMETGMVHINDQPLNDDPQAPFGGVKASGMGRYNDRWIADEFTTTRWISVQHEPRDYH; encoded by the coding sequence ATGGGAGCTACTGACGAGGCTGAACGGACGTACGGCGACATCGACGACGTCGAGGTCGCCCCGGAGGGCGGCTGGAACGCACAGTTCGTCGACGGCGAGTGGCGGTCGGCGGCCGGGCGGGACACGATCACGGTGAACGCGCCGGCGACCCGGAGTCCGGTGGGCGAGGTTCCCCGCGGGACGACGGACGACCTGGACGAGGCGTTCGCAGTCGCGGAGCGGGCCCAGCAGGAGTGGGCGAACACGCCCCCGCAGGCGCGCTCGCGGATCGTCTCGCGGGTCGCGTCCCTCCTGGAGGAACACGCCGGGGACGTCGCCCACCTGACCGCGATCGAGGGCGGCGGGGTTCGGGCGAAAGCCGAGTTCGAGGCCGGCGCGGCCGGCGGGGTGGCCGCACACGCCGCCGGGATGTCGCTCCGCAACCGGGGGGAGCAGTCCGACTCCATCGTCCCGGGGAAGGAGAACATCGTCGTCGAGGAGCCGGTCGGGGTCGTCGGGGTGATCACGCCGTGGAACTTCCCGCTCGTCCTCTCGATGCGGGCGGTCGCGCCGGCGCTCGCGCTCGGCAACGCCGTCGTCCTGAAGCCCGACGAGCACACCCCCGTCACCGGCGGCCTCCTGCTCGCCCGGCTGTTCGAGCTGGCGGGGCTTCCCGACGGCCTCCTCAACGTCGTCACCGGGTACGGCTCCGACGTCGGCGACCACCTCTCCGGCCACGAGACGCCGTCGGTCATCTCGTTCACCGGGTCGACCGAGGTGGGTCGCCGCGTGGCGAGGAACGCGGCCGAGAACCTCCACCTCCCCGCGCTGGAACTTGGCGGGAACAACGCACACGTGGTCACCGACGACGTCGACCTCGACCGTGCGATCGAGGCGGGCGCGTTCGGGTCGTTCACCCACCAGGGCCAGGTGTGCATCTCCATCAACCGCCACCTCGTCCACGAGGACGTCTACGACGAGTACGTCGCGGGACTCGCCGCGGCCGCGGAGAGCCTGCCGGTCGGCGACCCCCTCGACGAGGAGTCGGTCGTCGGGCCGATCGTCAACGAGTCGCAGTTCGAGCGGATGATCAGCTTCCTCGAGGACTCCATCGAGATGGGCGCCGAGGTCGAGGCGGGCGGCGACTACGACGACCCGTACGTGGAGCCGACGGTGCTCTCGAACGCCACCAACGGGATGCCGACGGCGTGCAACGAGCACTTCGGCCCCATCGCGCCCGTCATCCCCTTCTCGAGCGACGAGGAGGCCGTGGAACTCGCCAACGACACGGAGTTCGGACTGTCCGGGTCCGTCCACTGCCGGGACGTCGGACGGGCACGGTCGATCGCCGACCGGATGGAGACCGGGATGGTCCACATCAACGACCAGCCGCTCAACGACGACCCGCAGGCGCCGTTCGGCGGCGTGAAAGCGTCGGGAATGGGGCGGTACAACGATCGGTGGATCGCGGACGAGTTCACGACCACCCGGTGGATCTCCGTCCAGCACGAGCCCCGCGACTACCACTGA
- a CDS encoding MarR family transcriptional regulator — protein MSIDRDTFERASEDELSEASVPEQVLGYLLANRDRAFKARELAARLDVDEGAVSTALTRLKGRDLVEHKAAYWAVTDDESRLREYSGYERATALFNDRLGEEDEEAWRAHAADGPHPGSEDAE, from the coding sequence ATGTCGATCGACCGGGACACGTTCGAGCGTGCCAGCGAGGACGAACTCTCGGAGGCCTCCGTTCCCGAACAGGTGCTGGGCTACCTCCTCGCGAACCGCGACCGCGCGTTCAAGGCTCGCGAACTCGCCGCACGGCTTGACGTCGACGAGGGCGCGGTCAGTACGGCGCTGACGCGACTCAAGGGTCGCGACCTCGTCGAGCACAAGGCGGCCTACTGGGCGGTGACGGACGACGAGTCGCGCCTCCGCGAATACTCGGGGTACGAGCGGGCGACGGCGCTGTTCAACGATCGCCTCGGTGAGGAGGACGAGGAGGCGTGGCGGGCCCACGCCGCCGACGGTCCTCATCCGGGTTCGGAGGACGCCGAGTGA
- a CDS encoding GNAT family N-acetyltransferase, with the protein MENALLGSEFDARPPDSSSSGDHVGSRSLPTWTAIDGRDRELAFAAIEYASWEEIDGVVAMYDDFEEKHAAQGLPPRKGDDIREWLTALRCGLHVVARHDGRTVGHATLVSGEESDVGSGSGDEREAGHELAIFVHQDYRNAGVGTHLLRTLLSYAGTVGVERVWLMVERHNRAAIALYDDVGFETVEVSGGTVEMELDLDESAVSRLPANPA; encoded by the coding sequence ATGGAGAACGCTTTACTCGGTTCCGAATTCGATGCTCGCCCTCCGGATTCCTCTTCAAGCGGGGACCACGTCGGCTCCCGTTCGCTGCCGACGTGGACCGCGATTGACGGCCGGGACCGCGAACTCGCGTTCGCGGCGATCGAGTACGCGTCCTGGGAGGAGATCGACGGCGTCGTCGCGATGTACGACGACTTCGAGGAGAAGCACGCCGCACAGGGGCTCCCGCCCCGGAAGGGGGACGATATCCGCGAGTGGCTGACCGCCCTCCGATGCGGCCTCCACGTCGTCGCGCGCCACGACGGGCGGACCGTCGGGCACGCGACCCTCGTGTCGGGCGAGGAGAGCGATGTAGGGAGTGGCTCGGGCGACGAGCGCGAAGCGGGACACGAACTCGCCATCTTCGTCCACCAGGACTACCGGAACGCCGGAGTCGGCACGCACCTGCTCCGAACGTTGCTCTCGTACGCGGGGACCGTCGGCGTCGAGCGCGTCTGGCTCATGGTCGAACGGCACAACCGCGCGGCTATCGCGCTCTACGACGACGTCGGGTTCGAGACGGTCGAGGTGTCGGGGGGAACTGTGGAGATGGAACTCGATCTCGACGAGTCGGCCGTCTCGCGGCTGCCGGCGAATCCGGCCTGA
- a CDS encoding YciE/YciF ferroxidase family protein, with product MAAQFDTMHDLFVHELRGAYHMERRLVEILDEMAMNATNDRISTGFADHRDETRQHVERVEEAFRALGLEPEERQCAVVEALDEEREIVEEGVTDPDLLNQFYLGAGMKTERIEITTYDSLLTMADRLDLGDDVTDPLQRNRDSEDTALKELKALSTASDLKDLWDSLTP from the coding sequence ATGGCCGCGCAATTCGACACCATGCACGACCTGTTCGTGCACGAACTCCGGGGCGCGTATCACATGGAACGCCGTCTCGTCGAAATCCTCGACGAGATGGCCATGAACGCGACGAACGACCGCATCAGCACCGGGTTCGCGGACCACCGCGACGAGACGCGCCAGCACGTCGAGCGTGTCGAGGAGGCCTTCCGGGCGCTTGGTCTCGAACCCGAGGAACGGCAGTGCGCCGTGGTCGAGGCGCTGGACGAGGAACGGGAAATCGTCGAGGAGGGCGTGACGGACCCCGACCTCCTCAACCAGTTCTACCTCGGCGCGGGGATGAAGACCGAGCGCATCGAGATCACGACGTACGACAGCCTCCTGACGATGGCCGACCGGCTGGACCTCGGCGACGACGTGACGGACCCGCTCCAGCGGAACCGGGACAGCGAGGACACCGCGCTCAAGGAACTGAAGGCGCTGAGCACCGCGTCCGACCTCAAGGACCTCTGGGACAGTCTCACGCCCTGA
- a CDS encoding VOC family protein, whose translation MDPHITLVTLGVEDLDRSIEFYRDGLDLPMQERPEDETIAFFDLEGAMLGLYPRDLLAEDATVSPEGSGFGGVTIAHNVADRDAVDAVLAEAESAGGELVKSGREADWGGYSGYFADPDGHLWEVAWNPYLSAD comes from the coding sequence ATGGACCCCCACATCACCCTGGTCACGCTCGGCGTCGAGGACCTCGACCGGTCGATCGAGTTCTACCGCGACGGGCTCGACCTGCCGATGCAGGAGCGACCCGAGGACGAGACCATCGCCTTCTTCGACCTCGAAGGGGCGATGCTGGGGCTCTACCCCCGGGACCTGCTCGCCGAGGACGCGACCGTGTCGCCGGAGGGCTCCGGCTTCGGCGGCGTCACGATCGCCCACAACGTCGCGGATCGGGACGCCGTCGACGCCGTCCTCGCGGAGGCCGAATCCGCGGGCGGGGAACTCGTCAAATCGGGGCGAGAGGCCGACTGGGGCGGCTACTCGGGCTACTTCGCCGACCCCGACGGCCACCTGTGGGAGGTGGCGTGGAACCCCTACCTCTCGGCGGACTGA
- a CDS encoding phosphatase PAP2 family protein, producing MSLLLVTAVVVGGAALATAVTAVALLGRDGLAGVVDNLRSRPREVLQWIGLLFAVLGVNKALRTVSPEVSEVIGWNITGAIHGIEGSFVADLQSLATPWLTAYLATVYLCGYVFLLSFPFVAYASIEDLRPLKRASIGVALNYVIGLLLYTLFVSYGPRNMLPTEVEPLLYATYPQTQILTSQVNTNTNVFPSLHTSLSVTIALFAWETRERFPRWPLVAIPIAASVVFSTMYLGIHWATDVVAGCLLGAFCVWFATRLR from the coding sequence GTGTCCCTGCTCCTCGTCACCGCCGTCGTGGTCGGTGGAGCGGCGCTCGCGACGGCCGTCACCGCGGTCGCGCTGCTCGGTCGCGACGGCCTCGCGGGGGTCGTGGACAACCTGCGGTCGCGCCCACGGGAGGTGCTCCAGTGGATCGGGCTCCTCTTCGCGGTCCTCGGCGTCAACAAGGCGCTTCGAACCGTCTCGCCGGAGGTGTCGGAGGTCATCGGGTGGAACATCACGGGCGCGATCCACGGTATCGAGGGGTCGTTCGTCGCGGACCTGCAGTCGCTCGCGACGCCGTGGCTCACGGCGTACCTGGCGACGGTATACCTCTGCGGCTACGTCTTCCTGCTCTCGTTCCCCTTCGTCGCGTACGCGTCCATCGAGGACCTCCGCCCGCTGAAGCGGGCCTCGATCGGCGTCGCGCTCAACTACGTAATCGGCCTCCTGCTGTACACGCTGTTCGTCTCCTACGGCCCGCGGAACATGCTCCCCACCGAGGTCGAGCCGCTGCTGTACGCGACCTACCCGCAGACCCAGATCCTCACGAGTCAGGTCAACACGAACACGAACGTCTTCCCGTCGCTGCACACGTCGCTCTCGGTCACGATCGCCCTGTTCGCGTGGGAGACGCGCGAGCGGTTCCCCCGGTGGCCCCTCGTCGCGATCCCGATCGCGGCGAGCGTCGTGTTCTCGACCATGTACCTCGGCATCCACTGGGCGACCGACGTGGTGGCCGGGTGTCTGCTCGGCGCGTTCTGCGTATGGTTCGCCACTCGTCTGCGGTGA
- a CDS encoding YqjF family protein: MVLPIAFGWRHLLFANWPVDADLIDAHLPDALSVQTYDGTGWLSVVPLTNVHVRPRGLPRAAGVTLPELNLRTYATCEGEPGTYFFSLDAQGVASVVGARLLHHLPYFYARIDHRVDDGRVRFRSRRLHPGARPAHYAASYRPDGDPFEADPGSLAEFLTERRRLYTQGYDGAVRYTDVEHDRWTLYPASVSTKQNTLFEGDGFDHPDTEPVYYYTPGTDVVTSRNKRWTPTG, from the coding sequence ATGGTCCTCCCGATCGCGTTCGGCTGGCGCCACCTCCTGTTCGCGAACTGGCCCGTGGACGCCGACCTGATCGACGCCCACCTGCCCGACGCCCTCTCGGTCCAGACGTACGACGGCACCGGCTGGCTCTCGGTCGTCCCGCTCACGAACGTCCACGTCCGGCCGCGCGGCCTCCCGAGGGCCGCCGGCGTCACCCTCCCGGAACTGAACCTGCGGACGTACGCCACCTGCGAGGGGGAGCCGGGAACCTACTTCTTCAGCCTCGACGCGCAGGGGGTCGCGAGCGTCGTCGGCGCGCGGTTGCTCCACCACCTGCCGTACTTCTACGCGCGGATCGACCACCGGGTGGACGACGGGCGCGTCCGGTTCCGGAGCCGGCGGCTCCACCCCGGCGCGCGGCCGGCCCACTACGCGGCGAGCTACCGGCCGGACGGCGACCCCTTCGAGGCGGATCCCGGGTCGCTCGCCGAGTTCCTGACCGAGCGACGGCGGCTGTACACGCAGGGCTACGACGGCGCGGTCAGGTACACGGACGTGGAACACGACCGGTGGACGCTCTACCCCGCGTCCGTCTCGACGAAGCAGAACACGCTCTTCGAGGGGGACGGGTTCGACCATCCCGACACGGAGCCCGTGTACTACTACACCCCCGGCACCGACGTCGTCACCAGCAGGAACAAGCGGTGGACGCCGACGGGGTGA
- the nikR gene encoding nickel-responsive transcriptional regulator NikR yields MTVVSVSMPDDLVDRIDEFTEEHGYTGRSELLREASRNLLGEFEDKRLEDRELMGIVTVVFDYEGTAVEERMMQLRHEHEELVASNLHSHVGDHNCMELFILEGTLEEISTFVGKIRATQDTTTVDYSVTPIDSGDLLE; encoded by the coding sequence ATGACAGTCGTCAGCGTGTCCATGCCGGACGACCTCGTCGACCGCATCGACGAGTTCACCGAGGAGCACGGCTACACGGGCCGGAGCGAACTGCTCCGCGAGGCGTCAAGGAACCTCCTCGGGGAGTTCGAGGACAAACGACTCGAGGACCGGGAGCTGATGGGCATCGTCACGGTCGTCTTCGACTACGAGGGCACCGCCGTCGAGGAGCGCATGATGCAGCTCCGCCACGAGCACGAGGAGCTCGTCGCCTCGAACCTCCACAGCCACGTCGGCGACCACAACTGCATGGAACTGTTCATCCTCGAGGGGACGCTCGAGGAGATCTCCACGTTCGTCGGGAAGATCCGCGCGACCCAGGACACGACGACGGTGGACTACTCGGTGACGCCCATCGACAGCGGCGACCTGCTGGAGTAG
- a CDS encoding ABC transporter substrate-binding protein gives MVSSDHSTPPSAADDASDSGPPTDGDGSGSGPSVRRRAVLAGAASLVGSGCIQRSRALVGRDSPEQLSLSIKTVPADADTRATTVARTLADRLTTVGVDAQVVLASREELYRDVLLNQKFDLYVARFPHAHDPDFLRPLLHSRFNGEPGWGNPFGYASLELDELLDAQRGQSGTARQRTLREIERVVVRDQPFSVLAFPEEIRTAHTDRVTGWASDGASTSLHYLEAGRPQTSRTNAELDAVTGRPAGDRSEESRLRVTLGDSRPTENLNPLAVEYRTGTAVTGLIYDSLGRWIDGSVGPWLASDWEWGGGADGDGLTAVVTLREDLTWHDGEPLTAADVAFTYRFLADTSLGALENAVPAPNYRREASLVESVSVRGDDRVELEFGPTSRRVAAAAFAAPILPELEWADRNEPASIAGLAAADSITEALVWDNPTPVGSGPLRFDRSKEKESLVLTRFDDHFLARESIEGPPARYAGGFAFDALEFSVVPSGAAAVELVAGGSADATASPVPPETVPDIGGAPDLALRVTHPNAFYHVGFNVREAPNSNTRFRRAVAALLDRESLVEEFFGGFAEPAVSPLGRDGPLSPDLGGGASDIVVPFAGENGHLDVDKARENFREAGYRYSSDGRLLTR, from the coding sequence ATGGTATCCAGCGACCACTCGACTCCGCCCTCCGCCGCCGACGACGCGAGCGACTCCGGTCCTCCCACCGACGGCGACGGGAGCGGTTCCGGCCCCTCCGTGCGACGACGCGCGGTCCTCGCGGGGGCGGCGTCCCTCGTCGGAAGCGGGTGCATCCAGCGATCGCGGGCACTCGTGGGCCGGGATAGCCCCGAACAGCTGTCGCTCTCGATCAAGACCGTCCCCGCGGACGCCGACACGCGCGCGACGACCGTGGCCCGCACGCTCGCCGACCGGCTCACGACCGTCGGCGTCGACGCGCAGGTGGTGCTGGCGAGCCGGGAGGAGCTGTACCGCGACGTCCTCCTGAACCAGAAGTTCGACCTGTACGTCGCACGGTTCCCCCACGCGCACGACCCCGACTTCCTCCGGCCGCTGCTCCACTCCCGGTTCAACGGCGAACCGGGGTGGGGGAACCCGTTCGGCTACGCCAGCCTGGAACTCGACGAACTGCTCGACGCCCAGCGCGGTCAGTCGGGCACGGCGCGCCAGCGGACCCTGCGTGAGATCGAGCGCGTCGTCGTTCGCGACCAGCCGTTCTCGGTCCTCGCGTTCCCCGAGGAGATCAGGACCGCACACACCGACCGGGTCACGGGCTGGGCGTCCGACGGAGCGTCGACGTCGCTGCACTACCTCGAAGCCGGTCGACCCCAGACGAGCCGGACGAACGCGGAACTCGACGCCGTCACCGGGCGGCCGGCTGGCGATCGGTCGGAGGAGTCGCGGCTCCGGGTGACCCTCGGGGACTCGCGGCCGACCGAGAACCTGAACCCGCTCGCCGTGGAGTACCGGACCGGAACCGCCGTCACGGGGCTGATCTACGACTCGCTGGGTCGGTGGATCGACGGGTCCGTCGGCCCGTGGCTCGCGTCCGACTGGGAGTGGGGGGGCGGCGCGGACGGCGATGGACTGACGGCGGTCGTGACGCTCCGCGAGGACCTCACGTGGCACGACGGCGAACCGCTCACCGCCGCCGACGTCGCATTCACCTACCGGTTCCTCGCCGACACCTCCCTCGGCGCCCTCGAGAACGCCGTTCCGGCCCCGAACTACCGCCGGGAGGCGTCGCTCGTGGAGTCGGTGTCGGTTCGGGGGGACGACCGGGTCGAGCTCGAGTTCGGGCCGACGAGCCGTCGGGTCGCCGCCGCGGCGTTCGCGGCCCCCATCCTCCCCGAACTCGAGTGGGCAGATCGGAACGAACCGGCGAGCATCGCGGGGCTCGCGGCGGCGGACTCGATCACCGAGGCGCTCGTCTGGGACAACCCGACCCCCGTCGGGAGCGGGCCGCTGCGGTTCGACCGGTCGAAGGAGAAGGAGTCGCTCGTCCTGACGCGGTTCGACGACCACTTCCTCGCGCGGGAGTCGATCGAGGGCCCCCCGGCGCGGTACGCCGGCGGGTTCGCGTTCGACGCGCTCGAGTTCTCCGTCGTGCCGTCGGGGGCCGCGGCGGTCGAACTCGTCGCGGGGGGCTCGGCCGATGCGACGGCCTCGCCGGTCCCGCCGGAGACCGTCCCCGACATCGGGGGCGCGCCGGACCTCGCGCTCCGGGTCACCCATCCGAACGCGTTCTACCACGTCGGGTTCAACGTCAGGGAGGCGCCGAACAGCAACACCCGCTTCCGCCGGGCCGTCGCCGCCCTCCTCGACAGGGAGTCCCTCGTCGAGGAGTTCTTCGGCGGCTTCGCGGAGCCGGCGGTCAGCCCCCTCGGCCGCGACGGGCCGCTCTCCCCCGACCTCGGCGGCGGGGCGAGCGACATCGTGGTCCCGTTCGCAGGGGAGAACGGACACCTGGACGTGGACAAGGCCCGCGAGAACTTCCGGGAGGCCGGCTACCGGTACTCGTCGGACGGCAGGCTCCTGACACGGTGA
- a CDS encoding manganese catalase family protein, which produces MFYHDDRLQYEVEVEEPNPVFAKMLQQAIGGVEGEIRVAMQYMFQAWAIPDEHAEYRAMVMDTAAEELGHIEMLATAVSKNLEGSPLSLADVSNDGEMGLATLAGMQPRQILSTGLNAMPVDSNGVPFNGSWVVASGNLAADMYANIMAESTGRLLATRLHEMTDDPGMKDMLEYLIARDTMHQNQWVELLKSLGDPEELLDVHPIPDSFPDEVENQEFNYAFLSTNAERQDDPGMPWTEGESPDGEGTFSYTTQHDIEGAPRNVDKADPQTFNEPAPQDED; this is translated from the coding sequence ATGTTCTACCACGACGACAGGCTCCAGTACGAGGTCGAGGTCGAGGAACCGAACCCGGTGTTCGCGAAGATGCTCCAGCAGGCGATCGGCGGCGTCGAGGGCGAGATCCGCGTCGCCATGCAGTACATGTTCCAGGCGTGGGCGATCCCCGACGAGCACGCCGAGTACCGCGCGATGGTGATGGACACGGCCGCCGAGGAGCTGGGACACATCGAGATGCTCGCGACCGCCGTCAGCAAGAACCTGGAGGGGTCGCCGCTCTCCCTGGCGGACGTGAGCAACGACGGGGAGATGGGGCTCGCCACCCTCGCCGGGATGCAGCCCCGCCAGATCCTCTCCACGGGGCTGAACGCGATGCCCGTCGACTCGAACGGCGTCCCATTCAACGGGAGCTGGGTCGTCGCCAGCGGGAACCTCGCGGCGGACATGTACGCGAACATCATGGCCGAATCGACCGGACGGCTCCTCGCGACCCGCCTCCACGAGATGACCGATGACCCCGGGATGAAGGACATGCTCGAGTACCTCATCGCCCGGGACACCATGCACCAGAACCAGTGGGTCGAACTCCTGAAGAGCCTCGGCGACCCCGAGGAACTGCTCGACGTCCATCCCATCCCCGACAGCTTCCCGGACGAGGTGGAGAACCAGGAGTTCAACTACGCGTTCCTCTCGACGAACGCGGAGCGGCAGGACGACCCGGGCATGCCGTGGACGGAGGGCGAGTCACCGGACGGCGAGGGGACGTTCTCGTACACGACCCAGCATGACATCGAGGGGGCGCCGCGCAACGTCGACAAGGCCGACCCGCAGACGTTCAACGAGCCCGCGCCCCAGGACGAGGACTGA
- a CDS encoding PadR family transcriptional regulator yields the protein MFDLTAFQRDLLFTISGFEEPHGLKLKRSLQEDYEEEISNGRLYPNLGELVDRGLIRKGKLDDRANTYQITREGLRVLRRRRQWEERSVPDGLVGT from the coding sequence ATGTTCGATCTCACCGCATTCCAACGCGACCTGCTGTTCACGATATCGGGCTTCGAGGAACCTCACGGGCTGAAGCTGAAGCGCAGCCTCCAGGAGGACTACGAGGAGGAGATCAGCAACGGTCGCCTCTACCCCAACCTGGGCGAACTCGTCGACCGGGGACTCATCAGGAAGGGAAAACTGGACGACCGGGCCAACACGTACCAGATCACGCGGGAGGGGCTTCGCGTGCTCCGGCGCCGGCGCCAGTGGGAGGAACGGTCCGTTCCGGACGGGCTCGTCGGGACGTAG